The following proteins are encoded in a genomic region of Candidatus Edwardsbacteria bacterium:
- a CDS encoding DUF362 domain-containing protein, with protein MLRSKVAVLKVKPDSILNDIARLMELAGFRESLDPQNATIIKDNISWHYPFPAANTTPWQLEGVIKTLQDAGYKDICCVQNKTVVTDAFKGEDLNRYLPVLRKRRVPVLYNFRAGDMKWVPYAPRARMLALDKIFPEGILVPDYFSGKNIVHLPTMKCHIYTTTTGAIKNAFGGLLNTRRHYAHSWIHQVLVDLLAIQREIHPGLFAVMDGTTAGNGPGPRTMHPVIRDYMLASADQVAIDAVSAKMMGFDPMKIEYIRLAHEQGLGCGRPEELDLAGDDISGENWNFKVGKNLVRRVGGDMIWFGPLKGMQNIFFRTPLVHLFILASEIYHDYLRWPLLDSRLYRRWLKNTPWGRLFGSYPER; from the coding sequence ATGCTGCGATCCAAGGTAGCGGTACTGAAGGTCAAGCCGGATAGTATTCTGAATGATATCGCCCGGCTGATGGAACTGGCCGGTTTCCGGGAAAGCCTGGATCCCCAAAACGCCACCATCATCAAGGACAACATCTCCTGGCATTATCCCTTCCCGGCGGCCAACACCACCCCCTGGCAGCTGGAGGGTGTCATCAAGACCCTGCAGGACGCCGGGTATAAGGATATCTGCTGCGTGCAGAACAAGACCGTGGTCACCGACGCCTTCAAGGGCGAGGACCTCAACCGCTACCTGCCCGTCCTGAGAAAGCGCCGGGTTCCGGTGCTGTACAATTTCAGGGCGGGGGACATGAAATGGGTGCCCTATGCGCCCCGGGCCAGGATGCTGGCTCTGGACAAGATATTTCCCGAAGGGATACTGGTCCCGGACTATTTCTCCGGCAAAAACATCGTCCACCTGCCGACCATGAAATGCCACATCTACACCACCACCACCGGGGCCATCAAGAACGCCTTCGGCGGACTGCTGAACACCCGGCGGCACTACGCCCATTCCTGGATCCACCAGGTGCTGGTGGACCTGCTGGCCATCCAGAGGGAGATCCACCCCGGCCTTTTCGCGGTGATGGATGGGACCACCGCCGGCAACGGGCCGGGCCCCCGCACCATGCACCCGGTGATCAGGGATTATATGCTGGCCTCGGCCGACCAGGTGGCCATCGACGCCGTATCGGCCAAAATGATGGGCTTCGACCCCATGAAGATAGAATACATCCGGCTGGCCCACGAACAGGGGCTGGGCTGCGGCCGGCCGGAGGAGCTGGATCTGGCGGGCGACGACATCTCCGGGGAGAACTGGAATTTCAAGGTGGGCAAGAACCTGGTGCGCCGGGTGGGTGGTGATATGATCTGGTTCGGCCCCTTAAAGGGCATGCAGAACATCTTTTTCCGCACCCCGCTGGTTCATCTGTTCATCCTGGCCTCGGAGATCTATCATGACTACCTGCGCTGGCCGCTGCTGGACAGCAGGCTCTACCGCCGATGGCTGAAGAATACGCCCTGGGGCCGGCTTTTCGGCAGTTACCCCGAGAGGTAA
- the greA gene encoding transcription elongation factor GreA: MSRVVTTKEGLAKMKTELEKLVSVDRPNVSAALAHARSLGDLSENSEYHAAKEKQGMIERKIRQLQTDLTNAEVIDQSKLAKGVVVFGKTVKVKDLGDGSQETYILVGQHEGDFDQGKISVESPIGKGLLGKKVGEVAEIQVPAGTIKYKIISII, encoded by the coding sequence ATGTCCAGAGTGGTGACCACCAAAGAGGGCCTGGCCAAAATGAAGACCGAGCTGGAAAAACTGGTGTCGGTGGACCGGCCCAATGTCTCGGCCGCCCTGGCCCATGCCCGCAGCCTGGGCGACCTTTCGGAGAATTCCGAATACCATGCCGCCAAGGAAAAACAGGGCATGATCGAGCGGAAGATCCGTCAGCTGCAGACCGACCTGACCAATGCCGAGGTGATCGACCAGAGCAAGCTGGCCAAGGGGGTGGTGGTCTTCGGCAAGACCGTCAAGGTCAAGGACCTGGGCGACGGCTCGCAGGAGACCTACATCCTGGTGGGGCAGCATGAGGGCGATTTCGACCAGGGCAAGATCTCGGTGGAAAGCCCCATCGGCAAGGGCCTGCTGGGCAAAAAGGTCGGCGAGGTGGCGGAGATACAGGTGCCGGCCGGCACCATCAAATACAAGATAATATCTATCATCTAG
- the purE gene encoding 5-(carboxyamino)imidazole ribonucleotide mutase: MPDIKVAVLMGSDSDLPVMEKAIETLKEFGIKPQVMILSAHRVPDKVAEFTKSARGNGFECIIAGAGLAAHLAGAAAAHTTLPVIGVPLKSGALAGVDSLYATVQMPSGIPVATVAIDGAKNAAILAAQILSIKYPDIARKLEDMRAGMRQEVERKSAEAEKKYN; encoded by the coding sequence ATGCCCGATATCAAGGTGGCGGTCCTGATGGGCTCCGACAGCGATCTTCCGGTGATGGAAAAAGCCATCGAGACCCTGAAGGAATTCGGAATAAAGCCCCAGGTGATGATCCTCTCCGCCCACCGGGTTCCCGATAAAGTGGCCGAGTTTACCAAAAGCGCCCGCGGCAATGGTTTCGAGTGCATCATCGCCGGGGCCGGGCTGGCCGCCCACCTGGCCGGTGCGGCGGCCGCCCACACCACACTGCCGGTGATCGGCGTCCCGCTGAAGTCCGGCGCCCTGGCCGGGGTGGACTCCCTTTATGCCACGGTCCAGATGCCCTCCGGCATCCCGGTGGCCACCGTGGCCATCGACGGGGCCAAGAACGCCGCCATCCTGGCGGCCCAGATACTGTCCATCAAATACCCCGACATCGCCCGGAAACTTGAGGATATGCGGGCCGGGATGCGCCAGGAGGTGGAACGGAAATCGGCCGAGGCCGAAAAGAAATACAACTGA
- a CDS encoding tetratricopeptide repeat protein, which translates to MSDQDHHPRYGIKNLWLQAGESYYPYAVHLHRAEVLDLVGDWQGSLATLDDNYDFARKAGAKKQEADSEIKRIRLLRYMGRNSDFLEPLNRAMETYRELGDQYGINQALNEVGLAYRFSGDIPKAEECFTDLIARSEKIADTKHQMSGLGNLSQIHMINGKHEQALKCLDRCMEISQRQDDNTFSTILLGSIGNAHFFLEDYDLALEYYRKQLALAYKYGDLANISVAVGNIGNIHNRRGEYDRALECYREKLELSQKLGYAMGIQQALGNMGLALSESGRYPEARQCFERQLSISSQTDDPESIEGACSGLGNVFAQLGDYENSEKYFKQAIAVDLEQGFQNDLAADYLGLAEMYLKKGAAVQAREAANLALAAAREIGDDELAAKAMLLLE; encoded by the coding sequence ATGTCCGATCAAGATCACCATCCCCGCTATGGCATAAAAAATCTATGGCTGCAGGCCGGCGAAAGTTATTACCCCTACGCCGTTCACCTGCATCGGGCCGAAGTGCTGGACCTGGTGGGCGATTGGCAGGGATCGCTGGCGACACTTGATGACAATTACGACTTCGCCCGGAAAGCCGGAGCCAAAAAACAGGAGGCCGATTCCGAAATAAAACGGATCCGGCTGCTCCGGTACATGGGGAGGAACAGCGATTTTCTTGAGCCTCTTAACCGGGCCATGGAAACCTACCGGGAATTGGGCGATCAATACGGCATCAATCAGGCTTTGAACGAGGTCGGTTTGGCTTACCGTTTTTCCGGAGATATTCCCAAAGCGGAAGAATGTTTTACCGACCTGATAGCCCGGTCAGAAAAGATCGCCGACACCAAACATCAGATGAGCGGACTGGGGAATCTGAGCCAGATCCACATGATCAACGGCAAACATGAGCAGGCTCTGAAATGCCTCGACCGCTGCATGGAGATCTCCCAGCGGCAGGATGACAACACCTTTTCCACCATCCTGCTGGGAAGCATAGGTAACGCCCACTTTTTCCTGGAAGACTACGACCTGGCCCTGGAGTATTACCGAAAGCAGCTTGCCTTGGCCTACAAGTACGGCGACCTGGCCAACATCAGCGTGGCGGTGGGAAACATCGGCAACATCCACAACCGCCGCGGAGAATATGATCGGGCCCTGGAATGCTACCGGGAAAAACTGGAGCTGTCGCAAAAACTTGGGTACGCCATGGGGATCCAGCAGGCCCTGGGAAACATGGGGTTGGCGCTGTCCGAATCGGGCAGATATCCCGAGGCCCGCCAGTGCTTCGAGCGCCAGCTGTCCATCTCCAGCCAAACGGACGACCCGGAAAGCATCGAAGGGGCCTGCAGCGGACTGGGGAATGTTTTTGCCCAATTGGGCGATTATGAAAATTCGGAGAAGTATTTCAAGCAGGCCATTGCCGTAGACCTGGAACAGGGATTTCAAAACGACCTGGCGGCGGATTACCTGGGACTGGCGGAGATGTATCTTAAAAAAGGCGCGGCCGTTCAGGCCCGGGAAGCGGCCAACTTGGCCCTGGCCGCCGCCCGGGAGATCGGCGATGACGAACTGGCGGCAAAGGCAATGCTGCTTCTGGAATAA
- a CDS encoding phosphoribosylaminoimidazolesuccinocarboxamide synthase — MKTITQTDFPELKKVSQGKVRDIYDLGQHLLIVATDRISAFDVVLPNAIPYKGYVLTQISKFWFQKMSSLMPNHLISTEVADFPAQCHKYQDDLEGRSMLVKKARPLPVECIVRGYLTGSGLKDYQKTGQVCGIELPKGLVESSRLDQPLFTPSTKAEIGSHDENISFDKMAQILGKEKAEKVKKLSLEIYTAARKIGEEKGIIIADTKFEMGDFDEVLILIDEALTPDSSRFWPLAGYQAGLSQPSFDKQFVRDYLSTLDWNKQAPGPELPQEVIAKTSQKYLEALDILTGIKPTI; from the coding sequence ATGAAGACCATCACCCAGACCGATTTCCCGGAACTTAAAAAGGTATCCCAGGGCAAGGTGCGCGACATCTACGACCTGGGCCAGCATCTGCTGATAGTGGCCACCGACCGCATCTCGGCCTTCGACGTGGTCCTGCCCAACGCCATCCCCTACAAGGGCTATGTGCTGACCCAGATCTCCAAATTCTGGTTCCAAAAAATGTCCTCCCTTATGCCCAACCATTTGATAAGCACCGAGGTGGCTGATTTCCCGGCCCAATGTCATAAGTACCAGGACGACCTGGAGGGCCGCTCCATGCTGGTCAAAAAGGCCCGGCCCCTGCCGGTGGAGTGCATCGTCCGGGGATACCTGACCGGCTCTGGGCTGAAGGATTACCAGAAGACCGGCCAGGTCTGCGGAATAGAACTCCCAAAAGGATTGGTGGAATCCAGCCGGCTGGACCAGCCCCTATTCACCCCCTCCACCAAGGCCGAGATCGGCAGCCACGACGAGAATATCAGTTTTGATAAAATGGCTCAGATATTAGGCAAAGAAAAAGCAGAGAAAGTAAAAAAACTTTCATTGGAGATCTACACCGCCGCCCGCAAGATCGGCGAGGAGAAGGGCATCATCATCGCCGACACCAAGTTCGAGATGGGGGATTTTGACGAGGTGCTGATCCTGATAGACGAGGCGCTGACCCCCGACTCCTCCCGCTTCTGGCCTCTGGCCGGATATCAGGCGGGCTTGTCGCAGCCCAGCTTCGACAAGCAGTTCGTCAGGGATTACCTGAGCACCCTGGACTGGAACAAGCAGGCGCCGGGCCCGGAGCTGCCCCAAGAGGTCATCGCAAAGACCAGCCAAAAATACCTCGAAGCTTTGGATATCCTGACCGGAATAAAACCGACCATCTGA
- a CDS encoding MotA/TolQ/ExbB proton channel family protein, giving the protein MLQIFQRGSTLGMIFGYDIFTGIIMIGLLLVSVFSWTVIIYKRRSLNNIARANRIFMEKFKQRKTFDDAFASSHPASPLFLILAEGLAEAQRLSGGQKLSFPLEVLPNIQAAMDRAIGDQVEAISRRLITLATIANVAPLIGLLGTVWGIMVAFVDIKHFGSTSIQVVAPGIAEALVTTIAGLVVAIPASIAFNAYNSRIRHMAGQMENLSSEFLGDLRVHSVFGGR; this is encoded by the coding sequence ATGCTTCAGATTTTTCAGCGCGGCAGTACTTTGGGGATGATCTTCGGCTACGACATCTTCACCGGCATCATCATGATCGGCCTGCTGCTGGTCTCCGTCTTTTCCTGGACGGTGATAATCTATAAACGGCGCTCCCTGAACAATATCGCCAGGGCCAATAGAATATTCATGGAAAAGTTCAAGCAGCGCAAAACCTTTGACGACGCCTTTGCCTCATCCCACCCCGCTTCGCCCCTGTTCCTGATCCTGGCCGAGGGGCTGGCCGAGGCCCAGCGCCTGTCCGGCGGGCAGAAGCTGTCCTTCCCGCTGGAGGTGCTGCCCAACATCCAGGCCGCCATGGACCGGGCCATCGGCGATCAGGTGGAGGCCATCAGCCGGCGGCTGATCACGCTGGCCACCATCGCCAACGTTGCTCCGCTGATCGGGCTGCTGGGCACGGTCTGGGGCATCATGGTGGCCTTTGTGGACATCAAACATTTCGGCTCCACCAGCATCCAGGTGGTGGCCCCCGGCATCGCCGAGGCCCTGGTGACCACCATCGCCGGGCTGGTGGTGGCCATCCCGGCCTCCATCGCCTTCAATGCCTACAACAGCCGCATCCGCCACATGGCCGGCCAGATGGAGAATCTGTCCTCGGAGTTCCTGGGCGACCTGAGGGTCCATTCGGTGTTCGGAGGCAGGTAG
- a CDS encoding biopolymer transporter ExbD, with amino-acid sequence MRRERFHIPPMDSINVTNLVDVCMTLLIIFMITAPMMRSGVDVALPKADSSKPQIEEGLTIVLTSGSKILINDQPVSGKAFSQVVKGLLAKNAARPVYLKADKSVPYGLVVEIIGQLKDLKVNNLGLVTEPKASK; translated from the coding sequence ATGAGACGGGAGCGTTTCCACATCCCGCCCATGGATTCCATCAACGTCACCAACCTGGTGGATGTCTGCATGACCCTGCTGATCATCTTCATGATCACCGCCCCCATGATGCGCTCCGGGGTGGATGTGGCTTTGCCCAAGGCCGACTCCTCCAAGCCGCAGATCGAAGAAGGATTGACCATCGTCCTGACATCCGGCAGCAAGATACTGATCAACGACCAGCCGGTGTCCGGCAAGGCCTTCTCCCAGGTGGTCAAGGGACTGCTGGCCAAAAATGCCGCCCGGCCGGTCTACCTCAAGGCCGACAAATCGGTGCCCTACGGACTGGTGGTGGAGATCATCGGACAGTTGAAGGACCTGAAGGTCAACAACCTGGGCCTGGTCACCGAACCCAAAGCCAGCAAATGA
- a CDS encoding TonB family protein — protein MKREFSISLSFHLLLFLTVIFFARVLNLASRSSYPAVYKVNLVALPQVSGSDGQDMESAPIPEAKPSVKKEPAVSKAKPQPKAKTPDKKQRSAGGPLVPNLPQGMKVLAAEGVSPEGSYYLGLILTKISQHWRNPYQGGQQVIRATIYFKIDRQGNLLEASLEKSSGDALFDQAAIRAVYQAKNFPPFPQEMKLSVLGVHFEFEYVK, from the coding sequence ATGAAACGGGAGTTCTCCATATCGTTGTCCTTTCATCTGCTGTTGTTTCTGACAGTGATTTTTTTTGCCAGGGTCCTGAACCTGGCATCCCGGTCCTCCTATCCGGCGGTATACAAGGTCAACCTGGTGGCCCTGCCCCAGGTATCGGGAAGCGATGGCCAGGACATGGAGAGCGCTCCGATCCCGGAGGCCAAGCCCTCGGTCAAAAAAGAGCCAGCCGTGTCAAAGGCCAAGCCGCAGCCCAAAGCCAAGACCCCGGATAAAAAGCAAAGATCGGCCGGCGGCCCGCTGGTGCCGAACCTTCCCCAGGGCATGAAGGTGCTGGCCGCCGAAGGGGTTTCCCCGGAGGGGTCATATTACCTGGGCCTGATATTGACCAAGATCAGCCAGCATTGGCGCAACCCCTACCAGGGCGGCCAGCAGGTGATCCGGGCCACCATCTATTTCAAGATCGACCGCCAGGGAAACCTGCTGGAGGCCAGCCTGGAGAAATCCTCCGGCGACGCCCTGTTCGACCAGGCCGCCATCCGGGCGGTCTATCAGGCCAAGAACTTCCCGCCCTTCCCCCAGGAGATGAAGCTGTCGGTGCTGGGCGTGCATTTTGAATTTGAGTATGTGAAATGA
- a CDS encoding ATPase, translating to MPASQVVPLNESGVCRYCADHEKIVFKGEEQLSALFNKLKSKHGKYDCLVNISGGRDSAYTLLSLAKDFKLNVLAVNYANPFTDEQAKRNIERMVDILGVDFFQFHLSGNIHKRILKNNILAWFNNPSPAMVPAICIGCKIIWPEILNIAKKNNIHCIVNGGNPYEYTSFKKELLGVSHKAGLEKTYLQNIFGLCRESFKNLAYLKPEFLPITIKGYLFANQYAPASRLLAGDIERIDLFHYMPWEEETVIRRIKSELDWDSPKDIGSTWRFDCQIGHLKDYMYMKTLGFTEKTDFFSIMVRENILTREAAFKRNALENKLHYDKIERLFTNLGITNIKLA from the coding sequence ATGCCGGCATCACAAGTGGTTCCGCTGAACGAGTCCGGCGTTTGCCGCTATTGCGCCGATCATGAAAAGATCGTATTCAAAGGAGAAGAACAACTATCGGCTCTTTTCAATAAGCTTAAAAGCAAGCATGGCAAATATGATTGCCTGGTGAATATCAGCGGCGGACGGGACAGCGCTTACACCCTGTTGAGCCTGGCTAAGGATTTCAAATTAAATGTTTTGGCGGTCAATTACGCCAACCCCTTTACCGACGAACAGGCCAAAAGGAATATCGAGCGGATGGTGGATATTCTGGGGGTCGATTTCTTTCAATTCCATCTGTCGGGAAATATACATAAAAGGATCCTTAAAAACAATATTTTGGCTTGGTTCAACAATCCTTCGCCGGCCATGGTTCCTGCCATCTGTATCGGCTGCAAGATCATTTGGCCGGAGATACTAAATATCGCGAAAAAGAATAATATTCACTGCATTGTCAACGGCGGAAACCCTTACGAATACACTTCATTCAAAAAGGAATTGTTGGGCGTTTCACATAAAGCCGGACTTGAAAAGACCTATCTTCAGAACATATTCGGATTGTGCCGGGAATCTTTTAAGAATTTGGCTTATTTAAAACCGGAATTTCTGCCCATCACCATCAAGGGATATCTTTTTGCCAATCAGTATGCGCCGGCTTCCCGCCTTTTGGCTGGTGATATCGAGAGAATCGATCTTTTCCATTATATGCCCTGGGAAGAAGAAACTGTGATCCGCCGGATAAAAAGTGAATTGGACTGGGACTCACCAAAAGATATAGGTTCCACCTGGCGCTTCGACTGTCAGATAGGACACCTCAAGGACTATATGTATATGAAAACACTCGGTTTCACCGAAAAGACCGATTTCTTTTCCATAATGGTTCGGGAAAATATTCTTACCAGGGAAGCGGCTTTTAAGAGGAATGCCCTGGAAAACAAGCTACATTACGATAAAATTGAAAGACTATTCACCAACCTCGGCATAACGAATATTAAACTGGCATAG
- the tolB gene encoding Tol-Pal system beta propeller repeat protein TolB, whose protein sequence is MKKYFVLILCNIFLFSAASAQTDVYLKLSTSERRPIELAIAPVQPRGKNPPEAVAKVKALIAVLSDDLAFSLYFQLIESPDSDPGYGFRKGQVQAGAWQLLGAKMLLIPELRSDKKQDHLKVRIYDLGVGRDIFTKEIVVDQSRGQVHRLCDEIIKTLTGENGVASTRIAFCQKHGQNKELAVLDYDGHNLQKLTALNTINLSPDWSPDGSKLAFISFQRNRTEIYSLDMRAWKLQAISQVEGLNTSPAWSPDGKKMALTLSRDGNAEIYLYTLDSRSLQRLTNSWAIDCSPGWSPNGRELVFTSDRPGSPQIYLMDADGSNIRRLTYQGNYNTSPVWSPKGDKIAFVSRINGLFQVCAMNVTGDGYTQLTYEGDNEDPSWSPDGLHLAFSSSRTGSSQLWLMHWDGSGQKAVTNLSGALMPAWSPFPPTP, encoded by the coding sequence TTGAAAAAATATTTTGTGTTGATCCTGTGCAATATATTTTTGTTCTCTGCAGCCTCCGCCCAGACCGATGTATACCTTAAACTTTCCACCTCGGAAAGGCGGCCCATAGAGCTGGCAATCGCTCCCGTCCAGCCCCGGGGCAAGAACCCCCCGGAGGCGGTCGCCAAAGTTAAAGCGCTCATCGCTGTGCTGTCGGACGACCTGGCTTTCTCGCTGTACTTCCAGCTGATAGAATCACCTGACAGCGATCCGGGATACGGCTTCAGGAAAGGACAGGTCCAGGCCGGGGCCTGGCAGCTGCTGGGGGCCAAGATGCTGTTGATCCCCGAGCTGCGCAGCGACAAAAAGCAGGATCACCTGAAGGTCCGGATCTATGACCTGGGTGTGGGGCGCGATATCTTCACCAAGGAGATTGTGGTTGATCAATCCCGGGGCCAGGTCCACCGGCTCTGCGACGAGATAATAAAAACCCTTACCGGGGAGAACGGCGTGGCCTCCACCAGGATAGCCTTCTGCCAGAAGCACGGCCAGAACAAGGAGCTGGCCGTGCTGGACTACGACGGCCATAACCTGCAGAAACTGACCGCCCTGAACACCATCAACCTCTCGCCCGATTGGTCCCCGGACGGGTCGAAACTGGCCTTCATCTCCTTTCAGCGCAACCGGACCGAGATATACTCGCTGGACATGAGGGCCTGGAAGCTTCAGGCCATCTCCCAGGTCGAGGGGCTGAACACCTCCCCGGCCTGGTCTCCCGACGGGAAAAAAATGGCCCTGACCCTCTCCCGGGACGGCAATGCCGAGATATATCTTTATACCCTGGACAGCCGGTCGCTGCAGCGGCTGACCAACAGCTGGGCCATCGACTGTTCGCCGGGCTGGTCCCCCAACGGACGGGAGCTGGTGTTCACCTCCGACCGGCCGGGCAGCCCCCAGATCTATTTGATGGACGCCGACGGCTCCAACATCCGTCGCCTGACCTATCAGGGAAATTACAATACCTCCCCGGTGTGGTCGCCCAAGGGCGACAAGATCGCCTTCGTCTCCCGCATCAACGGGCTGTTCCAGGTCTGCGCCATGAATGTCACCGGCGACGGCTACACCCAGCTGACCTACGAGGGGGACAACGAGGATCCCTCCTGGTCGCCCGACGGCCTGCACCTGGCCTTCTCCTCCAGCCGCACCGGCAGCAGCCAGCTGTGGCTGATGCACTGGGATGGCTCCGGCCAGAAGGCCGTCACCAACCTTAGCGGGGCATTGATGCCGGCCTGGAGCCCCTTCCCGCCAACCCCCTGA
- the pal gene encoding peptidoglycan-associated lipoprotein Pal: MKRTINIISGVLLISLVLAGCAKKQATKQEEMVQPELTIEKPAAPPAEEKKPELKIDFSTVYFGFDSYSIEETSVSLLTEAAKLLRSYPQVAVRLEGHCDERGTTEYNLALGEKRSMAVRDYLVNLGVERSRLATVSFGKEKPADLGHNEISWAKNRRVEFVIEKK; the protein is encoded by the coding sequence ATGAAAAGAACCATCAATATCATCAGCGGGGTACTGCTGATCTCTTTGGTCCTGGCCGGCTGCGCCAAAAAGCAGGCCACCAAGCAGGAGGAGATGGTCCAGCCCGAACTTACCATCGAGAAACCGGCCGCCCCGCCGGCCGAGGAGAAAAAACCCGAACTTAAGATCGATTTCTCCACCGTTTACTTCGGCTTCGATTCATACTCCATAGAGGAGACCTCTGTCTCCCTGCTCACCGAGGCCGCCAAACTGCTCCGCAGCTATCCCCAGGTGGCGGTCAGGCTGGAGGGCCATTGCGATGAACGCGGCACCACCGAGTACAACCTGGCGCTGGGGGAGAAGCGTTCGATGGCCGTCAGGGATTACCTGGTCAATCTGGGGGTGGAGCGCTCCCGCCTGGCCACCGTCAGCTTCGGCAAGGAGAAGCCGGCCGACCTGGGCCACAACGAGATCAGCTGGGCCAAGAACCGCCGGGTGGAATTCGTGATCGAAAAGAAGTAA
- the ybgF gene encoding tol-pal system protein YbgF, whose protein sequence is MKKTILLILCLPLLAGCGVKREYVRMRDQLDYLETSQKKMEAQMTLMDSLLRAQTDITYQLNAELRTRWGSLNERMMSMDQQYQDQQSRTMVQALPLGSSQPDSRGITPPAPPDKPKDNGSKPDPKQLYDTAYLDITRGNYDLAIAGFREFLKLYPSSSLADNSQYWIGEGYYAQKKYQEALAEFEKVLAQYPNQDKAAAAYYKSGLCYRELGRTMEARKSWQTLIIKFPRSPEAGLAQDRIKELP, encoded by the coding sequence ATGAAGAAAACCATCCTGTTAATTCTCTGCCTCCCCCTGCTGGCCGGATGCGGGGTCAAGAGGGAATATGTCCGGATGCGCGACCAGCTGGACTACCTGGAGACCAGCCAGAAGAAGATGGAGGCCCAGATGACCCTGATGGACAGCCTGCTTCGGGCCCAGACCGACATCACCTATCAGCTGAACGCCGAGCTGCGCACCCGCTGGGGATCGCTGAACGAGCGGATGATGAGCATGGACCAGCAATACCAGGACCAGCAGTCGCGGACCATGGTCCAAGCCCTGCCGCTGGGCTCCTCCCAACCGGACAGCAGGGGGATCACCCCGCCGGCCCCGCCGGATAAGCCTAAAGATAACGGCTCCAAGCCCGATCCCAAGCAGTTGTATGACACCGCCTATCTGGACATCACCCGGGGCAATTACGACCTGGCCATCGCCGGGTTCCGGGAATTTTTGAAGCTCTACCCATCCAGCAGTCTGGCCGACAACTCCCAATACTGGATCGGCGAAGGATATTACGCTCAGAAGAAATACCAGGAGGCCCTGGCCGAGTTCGAAAAGGTCCTGGCCCAGTATCCCAACCAGGATAAGGCGGCGGCTGCCTATTACAAGTCCGGCCTCTGTTACAGGGAGCTGGGACGGACCATGGAGGCCCGGAAAAGCTGGCAAACCCTGATAATCAAATTCCCGCGCAGCCCCGAGGCCGGACTGGCCCAGGACCGGATAAAAGAACTGCCCTAA
- a CDS encoding tetratricopeptide repeat protein, translating into MPGQANNSTRLFARADRFSRQGKRKEAIKAYRAVLALPELKNGGDLARELAHWGLAELLILERDTAEAESHLLAAIGLNPDEANYYQQLGSLYSYMDRFEDAIAQLKKSLDIRPAHPQTMHLLGWAVFMSGDHKSGRQILEQAAALDECDAGILNDLAVCLVEMRLYGEALKHLDRALELDPHNQLLESYRQMVMEKKASL; encoded by the coding sequence ATGCCCGGCCAGGCAAATAACAGCACCCGGCTTTTCGCCCGGGCCGATCGGTTCTCCCGGCAGGGCAAGCGCAAGGAGGCCATCAAAGCCTACCGGGCGGTACTGGCCCTTCCGGAATTGAAAAACGGGGGCGATCTGGCCAGGGAACTGGCGCATTGGGGCCTGGCCGAGCTTTTAATCCTGGAGAGGGATACCGCCGAAGCCGAGAGCCACCTGCTGGCGGCCATCGGGCTCAATCCCGACGAGGCCAACTATTACCAGCAGCTGGGCTCGCTCTACAGCTATATGGATCGCTTCGAGGATGCCATCGCCCAGCTGAAGAAGTCCCTGGACATCCGGCCCGCCCACCCCCAGACCATGCACCTGCTGGGGTGGGCGGTCTTCATGTCCGGCGATCACAAGAGCGGCCGGCAGATATTGGAGCAGGCCGCGGCCCTGGATGAATGCGATGCCGGCATTCTGAACGACCTGGCGGTCTGCCTGGTGGAGATGAGATTATACGGAGAAGCCCTGAAACATCTGGACCGGGCGCTGGAGCTGGATCCCCATAACCAACTGCTTGAGTCCTACCGCCAGATGGTAATGGAAAAAAAGGCCTCCCTTTAG